Below is a window of Cytophagaceae bacterium DNA.
TATTATTTACTGCCTGGACTTATCCAATCAGGAAGTTTAGATTTGGGATATAGCAATATTTATTTTTCAGGAAAAACTCAAAATCCTGCCATTGCAGCAGCTCTGGCAATTGTTATCTCCCTGGTTGTGAGTTTTAGCCTGTTTTTATTTACAAAAAAATCAAAAGTCGAAAATTCAAAATAATTTGATAAATGACTGATTATAAAGACATATATAAAAGTAAACTTTTGCCTTTAGAGAAAGTTGCTGATTTACTTCAAAGTGATACTGATGTCATTGTAGCTCAATGTGCATCTGAACCTCAGGGTTGTATGAGTAAATTTCATTTGGCAAAAGAGAGGGTAAAAAATGTAAAGATTTTTTCGGTCCTTACTTTAAAACCATATGAGTTTTATATGAAACCCGAAATGAAAGGCCATTTTGAGCTTTGCAGTTGGTTTCATGCTCCAGGTTCACGTCAGGCTTTGAAAGAAAAGACAGGTACTGTAACATTTGTACCCAATATGCTTCACAGAGCTGCTTCTGACCGAATGAAAGTTCGTAGGCCACATTTGTTTGTAGGTACTTGCACTCCGCCTGACGACAAAGGTTTTGTTTCTCTTTCTTTGGGAATAACTTATGAAAAAGATATTCTAGAAAATGCTGAAATAACCGTTTTGGAGGTAAATGACCAGCTTCCCAGAACTTTTGGCGATACCCAAGTTCATGTTTCAGACGTGGATTATTTTGTAGAATTTTCACAAGTCCCTCCTACTCTTCCTATGCCTGTTCCTGATGCCACCGCAATGGCAATTGGTGAAAACATAGCTAAACTGGTGGAAGATGGCTCTACGCTTCAACTGGGTATAGGGGAAATTCCAAATGCAGCGGCTTTAATGCTCAAAGACAAAAAAGATTTGGGAGTACATACCGAAATGATGGTGGATTCGATGATGGAACTCTATGAAATGGGCGTAATCACCAACAAAAAGAAGGGGATTCATCAGGGAAAATTCATAGCCACTTTTGCAATGGGCAGTGAAAAATTGTATAAATGGCTCGACAATAACCCCTCAGTAGAATTTTTAAGAGGAAAATATGTCAACGATCCATGTCTGATCAGACAGAATACAAAAATGGTCTCCATTAATACTTGTATCATGATAGATTTTACAGGCCAGGTGGCAAGTGAAAGCATTGGAACTGAACAATACTCAGGTACCGGAGGGCAAACCGACACTGCAGTGGGTGCCACAGAAGGTCTCGATGGGAAAGGAAAGTCAATAATTGCATGTAGAGCTACCGCCAGAAATGGCAGCATTTCTACGATAGTTCCTGTCCTTCCTCCCGGAACAGCGGTAACACTTCATAGGAGTAATACCGACTACATTGTGACGGAATTTGGAAGCGTGAGACTAACCGGCTTGACAGTAAGAGAAAGAACCGAAGCATTGATTTCGATTGCTCATCCTGATTTCAGGAAAGAGTTAACCCGAAAAGGAATCGAAATGGGTTATATAGATTAAAAATACTAAAAGATATATGTTACCAATAAAAATTGTCGGAACCGGCCTTTATGCCCCGGGAAAGCCTATTGACAATCAGGAACTCAAACGATTAGCTAATATTGAGTTTGATGCTGAAAAAATAGAAGCCAAATTGGGTATCAAAACCCGGCATATTGCCCGTCTCAGAAACCTTCCTGAAACAACATTGGATTTTGCCACTCAGGCATCGTTGGAAGCTATAAAAAATGGAGGTATTGATGTTGACGAAATAGGTCTTTTTATTGTGGCAACTGATACCCCTGAGTACATTACGCCTGCAACTGCCATTGTTTTGCAGGGTAGAATTCAGAAAAAGGAAAAATGGTCAATGGCATTTGATGTGGCATCTTCCTGTGCGAGTTTCGCGATGGCTTTTGATACAGCTGCAAGTATTTTAGCCGGAAATCCTGAAATAAAATACGCATTAATCACAGGTGTGTACAACATGCCCGCTTTTGTTAGAGACGGCGACGCATTTGGATACAGTATTTTTTCTGATGGAGCCGCTGCTTTTATTTTGACAAAAGATTCTGAATCAAAATCTGCTTATATCGGTAGTCAAATGCTGGCAGATGGCACCCAATATGATTACATCGGAGTATATGCAGGAGGATCAAAAATTCCTGTAACCCATGAAATTTTGGACAAAAACGAAAATGGTCTTCTTAATCTCCAGCCACTTCCCGGCGACAGAAATGTAAGACTGTGGCCAATGGTTGTAAATAAAATTCTGGAAAATCACTCTCTTGAAATTAACGACATCGACTATTTCTTTTTTACCCAAATCAACAAATCTGTAATTGAAAAAGTAATGGAAGCTATTGGACAGCCGATGGATAAAACTGTTTGTGTAATGGATCAGTTTGGCTATACAGGCTCTGCGTGTCTGCCCATGGCTTTTCATGAAGCAGTAAAATCAAACTTGGTAAAAAGAGGACAAAAAATATTGTTTGTGGCATCCGGTGCGGGACTTTCGGTCGGTAGCAACCTATTTATATATTAAATCATGACAAAAGTAGGAATAGTAGGAACCGGTATTTATCTACCCGAAAAAAGGATGACAGCTTCTGATATTTCAGCGGCTACAAAAGGTGTCTGGAGCGAACAAGCTGTTATTGAAAAACTTGGGATAGTAGAAAAACCTATTCCGGGAGCACAGGATGGAACACAGTTCATGGGTGCTCAGGCAGCAAAGGAGGCATTGAAAAACACCGGAATTGAGGCAAACGAAATTGATGTAATATTAAGTATTGGTGAGGAATGGAAAGAATATCCCCTTACCACCACCGGAATTTACATTCAAAATGAAATTGGAGCAAATAATGCCTGGGCGATAGACATCCAGCAAAGATGCGGAACCACAGTTGCAGCTCTGAAAATGGCTAAAGACATGATTATTGCCGACCCTGAAATCAATACTGTTTTAATCGCAGGCGGTTACAGAAACGGAGATTTGATTGATTTTGAAGACTCATCTGTTTCATTTATGTATAATCTTTCAGCCGGTGGTGGAGCCAT
It encodes the following:
- a CDS encoding ketoacyl-ACP synthase III, whose amino-acid sequence is MLPIKIVGTGLYAPGKPIDNQELKRLANIEFDAEKIEAKLGIKTRHIARLRNLPETTLDFATQASLEAIKNGGIDVDEIGLFIVATDTPEYITPATAIVLQGRIQKKEKWSMAFDVASSCASFAMAFDTAASILAGNPEIKYALITGVYNMPAFVRDGDAFGYSIFSDGAAAFILTKDSESKSAYIGSQMLADGTQYDYIGVYAGGSKIPVTHEILDKNENGLLNLQPLPGDRNVRLWPMVVNKILENHSLEINDIDYFFFTQINKSVIEKVMEAIGQPMDKTVCVMDQFGYTGSACLPMAFHEAVKSNLVKRGQKILFVASGAGLSVGSNLFIY
- a CDS encoding acetyl-CoA hydrolase/transferase family protein, coding for MTDYKDIYKSKLLPLEKVADLLQSDTDVIVAQCASEPQGCMSKFHLAKERVKNVKIFSVLTLKPYEFYMKPEMKGHFELCSWFHAPGSRQALKEKTGTVTFVPNMLHRAASDRMKVRRPHLFVGTCTPPDDKGFVSLSLGITYEKDILENAEITVLEVNDQLPRTFGDTQVHVSDVDYFVEFSQVPPTLPMPVPDATAMAIGENIAKLVEDGSTLQLGIGEIPNAAALMLKDKKDLGVHTEMMVDSMMELYEMGVITNKKKGIHQGKFIATFAMGSEKLYKWLDNNPSVEFLRGKYVNDPCLIRQNTKMVSINTCIMIDFTGQVASESIGTEQYSGTGGQTDTAVGATEGLDGKGKSIIACRATARNGSISTIVPVLPPGTAVTLHRSNTDYIVTEFGSVRLTGLTVRERTEALISIAHPDFRKELTRKGIEMGYID
- a CDS encoding 3-oxoacyl-ACP synthase, with protein sequence MTKVGIVGTGIYLPEKRMTASDISAATKGVWSEQAVIEKLGIVEKPIPGAQDGTQFMGAQAAKEALKNTGIEANEIDVILSIGEEWKEYPLTTTGIYIQNEIGANNAWAIDIQQRCGTTVAALKMAKDMIIADPEINTVLIAGGYRNGDLIDFEDSSVSFMYNLSAGGGAIIVKRSHPENEILGTHMITDGSMSRDVGVRYGGTSEPINADNLEKAYKSLSVFDEKHMKDRLNEVSINNWFLCIDKAFEKSGIQKSDLDFLCSLHFKRSMYDHILNELSLRADQSIYLDHFGHMGQIDQILILHLAKERGLLKNGSIISMIAAGIGYAWGANVIRWGT